The DNA sequence CGTGGAGGTGGTTTCCGAGACGGTCCCCCTGTCCCGGGCCGGGGCGAGTTTCCGCGGTCTGTGCCCTTTCCATCGGGAAAAGACTCCGTCGTTCTTCGTCCACCCCGCCCGCCAGGCGTTCAAGTGCTTCGGCTGCGGGGAGGGGGGATCGGTCTTCCACTTCCTGATGAAGGCGCGCAACCTTTCCTTCGCGGATTCGGTCGAGGAACTCGCGGAGCGGTACGGCGTGGCGGTCCGGTACGAGGGTGGGGCGGCCCGTTCGAAGCCGAAAGAGGACCTGTACGCCCTTCTCCGCCTCGCGGCGGACACCTACCGGGAGCTTCTCGAATCTCCCGGCGGGAAAGCCGGGAGGGAATTTCTGCGGCGCCGGGGAGTGACGAAGGATGCCGCGCGCGAGTTCGCCCTCGGGTGGTGCGGCGCGGGCGGGGAGCTGATCTCCGCGCTGAAGCGGGACGGGATCGATCCGGCCCGGGGCGAAGCGGCGGGCCTTCTGCTCCCTTCCGGGTCCGGGTACCGGGAGCGATTCCGGGGGCGTGTGCTTTTCCCGATCGGGGACGCAAGGGGGCGCATCTGCGGTTTCGGGGGCCGGGCGGTGGACGACGCCGTCCCGAAGTACCTCAACTCCCCCGAGTCGGAACTGTACCGGAAAAGTTCCCTCCTGTACGGCCTGTACCAGGCGCTGCCGGCCATCCGGAGCGAGGGCCGCGTGCTGGTGGTCGAGGGATACATGGACCTGATCGGCCTGTGGCAGAAGGGGATACGGGGCGTCGTGGCCACGTGCGGGACTTCGCTCACGGAGAACCATGCCAGGACGCTGAAGCGTTTGTCGGAAAACGTCATCCTCTTCTATGACGGGGACGTGGCCGGGAAAAAGGCCGCCGTGCGGTCCGGAGGTCCATTGTACGCGGCCGGAGTCAGCCCGAAAGCCCTGTTCCCCCCGAAAGGGATGGATCCGGACGACTGGGCGAAGGCGGCGCCGCCGGAGGAATTGA is a window from the bacterium genome containing:
- the dnaG gene encoding DNA primase, with the translated sequence MGGRISDSTIREVRDRADIVEVVSETVPLSRAGASFRGLCPFHREKTPSFFVHPARQAFKCFGCGEGGSVFHFLMKARNLSFADSVEELAERYGVAVRYEGGAARSKPKEDLYALLRLAADTYRELLESPGGKAGREFLRRRGVTKDAAREFALGWCGAGGELISALKRDGIDPARGEAAGLLLPSGSGYRERFRGRVLFPIGDARGRICGFGGRAVDDAVPKYLNSPESELYRKSSLLYGLYQALPAIRSEGRVLVVEGYMDLIGLWQKGIRGVVATCGTSLTENHARTLKRLSENVILFYDGDVAGKKAAVRSGGPLYAAGVSPKALFPPKGMDPDDWAKAAPPEELTRRIAGAVPLMESIERGVSKKYDLATISGKLSYVQLMAKYLRWVTDPAERELYAQRVAQTSGLPVDTIHREVAPSALPPPPEGGAPPRGKKTGAEESHLLRLLVVDPSLAVAAHREGVGELLSGEDAREALAYLASLAERTPGETGLPFGEDLPDGARKLLSAELVLADVSPEEARRRYPGAVLSLRIRRARRKTEELQEKVKGASGEEASLLFDRVVAAKRELERLESERRSR